Part of the Plutella xylostella chromosome 22, ilPluXylo3.1, whole genome shotgun sequence genome is shown below.
tcgtgatgatgaatagACACCACCAAGAGACAGAACCTGAAAATTCAGAGATAATTCAAGGTAGAGAAAGCATTACGTAAATTGACTAATTTTTCAACACTTCATTCCTAAACGCCAGGttactcatcatcatcatcagccacgTAACCAGACGCAGTACACACCGTTTAGATTTAGGTCCTGAAGAGGTGCTGGATGAGGCACGGCTAGAAGTAAAAAAACGCACAACGTTTTTGGTCGAAGCAATAATGTCGCTCGGCCGTAACGTTATTCGTCTCGATCTCATAGGCTTCGTTCATAAAAGCTACTTGCAAGACGGTCACCAATTACGTGGTTCTTATTGAACACAATCGGACAAAAGAGGatgggcaaaaatatatgggagctgggaccaccctccaatagcagtaagactaacgtcgttggataggtcttgtcaataggaataacttttgctttgacagctttgttgtcacagttgtccgttcagagatatatgacttataagttccgatactcgtcagttcatcttactgctattggaggctggaccaaactccaatagcagtaagactaacgtcgttggataggtcttgtcaataggaataacttttgctttgacagctttgttgtcacagttgtccgttcagagatatatgacttatataagttccgatactcgtcagttcatcttactgctattagaggctggaccaccctccaatagcagtaagactaacgtcgttggataggtcttgtcaataggaataacttttgctttgacagctttgtttccacagttgtccgttcagagatatattacttatataagttccgatactcgtcagttcatcttactgctattggaggctggaccaccctccaatagcagtaagactaacgtcattggataggtcttgtcaataggaataacttttgctttgacagctttgttgtcacagttgtccgttcagagatatatgacttatataagttccgatactcgtcagttcatcttactgctattggaggctggaccaccctccaatagcagtaagactaacgtcattggataggtcttgacaataggaataacttttgctttgacagctttgttgtcacagtggtccgttcagagatatatgacttataagttccgatactcgtcagttcatcttactgctattggaggcagAATACACCTCCACCAAAgccctttttgttttttatcgtCAGTTATTGTTATCCAATATGCCCAGATCTCGTCTGAtagtgtaattataataataaataattaaagaatcaccagtgctattatttttcttaccaagaaaatatttaattagcccctatcggaacttatatgtcatatatctctgaacggacgaCTGtaacaacaaagctgtcaaagcaaaagtcattcctattgacaagacctatccaacgacgtaagtcttactgctattggagggtggtccagcctccaatagcagtaagatgaactaaggagtatcggaacttataagtcatatatctctgaacggacaactgtgacaacaaagctgtcatagcaaaagttattcctattgacaagacctatccaacgatgttggtcttaatgctattggagggtggtcccaatctgcccattgtcatttattGCACTCCAGGCATAAAGTTTAGATATAAAGACATACAGGTGGGCCGTAGCGAGTGTTCTAGTTTCCAGTCAGTTTCTTGCGATGAGGAAACCACGCCCAGCGACCCCACAACTGACTATTACGAGAGCTTTCACGATAATGCAGCCGAGACAGTACCTTGTGACAGTGTTTTTGTAATGTAATCATAACTATCATAATCTTTGACTAAAGAGTAGGTAAAAGTACATACAGAAGCGACCGGATGGTGCGACCGTTAAATATTAGAATCTTGGCCCCGGATCTGAATTTCTATTATAATAACCTACCCTTtaggtaattatttatgtCCACATTTTAAGTCAAaggtgataaaaataaaaatgcccatcataataatatcactCATATAAcagatacttacctataatatgtatttgacTCAGTTGTGTCATGGCATCGATAAGGCATGGCCTAATGATGTTATATCATGTTCATTCATACAATAAAgatttaataatacataatttattatgcacTTACCATAAGTATTCACCCACATAGGTACATCGATATTGTTATGATTTGATTAATTAACATTAGAAAGGCAATCGtactttattttaagtaagtaacatCCTTAGTTAAGTAGATGcttacctacttttattttgACCATAGAAGTTGCGTAACGCACTTGTTACGATTGACTTACTGCTACTGTCTCGTCATTATGGCTAcatcattcataataataatcccTATTTTATAAACTCATCAACGTCATAATATTGTAAGAATATTGTATGTTCTCTTTATAGGTAGGTTAATTTATGTTATCTAacgtaattttatataaagaaGCACGCTTGCTTGCTTGCTTAGTACCTACTATGGTACTATATTAGGTACTTCAAAGCTACTATCAATTTGTTTCCGAAAGGATATCACATTGGCTATGGTAGGTGCATAAATATTTTCTCCGCTGCCTTTCCAGCACCAACAATGAAACCGTAAAAAATTCACTTATTACCCCGactaatacttaaaaaaaatatataccggAATAACACGCTTTGGCAACACCTTAACTTTGTTAAAATTGCAATTCGTCGCCATAtgtatatcattattttaaattttcaacaCTAGATTGCTCTCGTCATTGCAGTAGTACCTAAGTTGATAACAATCATAATCATATATtatacgtaagtacctattccATCCAATATTTTCGTTTATACATTGTAATCTACGCATTACATGCGAAATCATCTTCCTGCGTGAGGAAGCACATTGACAGAATGATATGACAGCGTTCTATGCAAATTGTATCCTTTAGGCCGTGTCCGAACCGCGAATATTTTTCCGCGCGGAATTAATTCGCGCGAATTATATTCCGCGATCGAAGTTCGtctgttgttttttttgcgtttttttttttcgcaagTGCGGATACTCCTATAGTATTCGATGTGTTACAGAATTACGAATTAATTCCGCGTGGAAAAATATTCGCGGTGCGAACACGGCCTTATTGTTGAAATACGAAGTAAACACTTATTCACTATTTACTGTATGTGAACTATGTGGCTATGTGTTGTGTAGGcaataggtatacctatctTGCTACCTATACCCGTCACCGCCCGTTGCTGCAACGCTTCGTTTCTTCCGTTACAGAATAGAAAAAGTAGAACAATTTCCCCGTCAAATGTGcaattgtatattatgtaagtttgGGTGGAGTGTATCGGAACACTTCATAGTGGATGTTTAATTGTATAAATGTCGAAACTCTATTGTTTTATACGAGATGCGCGTGCGACTGTCCCGGGGCGGCCATTGTTGGGCGGTGTATCATTGTTGtggtattaattattataacgcTTTGTTATTAAATGCTAAGTAACATGTTCATTAGGCGGTCGAAATGTGGGATTGCGTAGAAATTTAGGATCGTCATTCATCGGGTTCAACCCGTTATAAAAGATAAGTAAACGGAAATGGAAACAAacatgaaacaaaataattgttttaagtCTGTGTTCGATTGCCTTTATTTAAGttcaagtaatttttttattgaatacagattatttttttaacaatctGGTAAATAATAGTCAAATATCACAAATAGTCTTTGCAAAATTGgcaaattgataaaatatcattattttcATGATCGAAAGATAAAAAAACGTTTCGCAACGCACTTTTTCTTCCAAAACCCATcaagtataaaattattttgtactcATAGTATCTTTCTTTACATTTCAGATGCGACGGCAGGCTCGGATCacaggcggcggcgcgctgctCCTGCGCACCGCCTCTGCCCTACAAGGTTACACACTTTATATCACTAGCCTTTATTTTTTACCAGGATGTCAGATTACtacatgaaaaatttaatcGCATCGAATGGTCAGGGCAGAAATCTTGAATATAGagctacatatattatgtatacagggtgttgcaaaaagggtatactaagccgagaCTTAGGTGTGCAGTATGTTAAATCAAAGCCCGGACTAGGAACTATGTTTCGGCTTataataccctttttgcaacaccctgtatatggtCTGGCCGGATCAATCCGCAGTTTAGTCAATTTCTCATGCCTTTGCACAATATAACTAACCTATTTTGCTGAATTACTGACCGATGTTATTTATAGCTAATTAATAACCATTCTAACAATAGGTGAGGTATACAGAAACTAATTTAGAATTCTCACAGTAACTTCCGACGAGGAAGGAAGTAACCAAAcctggtgttttttttttaaataatttatgttgttttgtttcttttcagTATGGCTGTGGTTACTAATATTCGTATTCCAGAACGAATTCCGAATATCAAGGTCCATTCAACCAGGAGTAAGTTATTGATTCATTTTACCTATGTAAAGCCTGTACGAGAATTTAATATTCACGAGTAGGTTATACTTACTCGTATTTCTACTACCCAAAGCTTAGGTTTATTCAAAACAAGTTGGTCAAAAATGAAAGGACGAGGTCAGAGTTTAGAGTTTAGCCTTTTGACAATAGTATTGGGTTGGCTCAATTGAGATGATATCATACTTATTGTATTACAATGTtatcaatataaaatatgggAGTTGGAAGTTATCTTCTTCTAGAGTGCATGTCTGTAACAAATACTACAGCTGAACTACGATTTGTCACAGTTTTGAAAATACATAGTTTGGCGTGATAGCTGCTTTTTACATTGGTAGGGAGTAAAGCTCTACTTTTCTATATACATAAGACCCTCTTGTTTAGCCGCTATCTATATCataccctgattacacctaccgagtagagtggcaaGATAGTATCCTCGGCTGATGAACGGCTAGCAATTGAACGAGTGCTCGGCTGAGCATGCTGTCTCACTCAACTCGGTAGCTGTAATCAAGCCATCACGACCACATTACCCAACCCTCCCACTCTCACTTCCAGTACTTGGACTTCGACAACCTCCCGGACACGAACTTCACGTGCGAGGGCAAGGTGATCGGCGGCTACTACGCGGACCTGGAGACCTCGTGCCAGATGTTCCACGTGTGCACCGTGGGCCAGCAGGAGGAGCCCATGGACATCAAGTTCCTGTGCCTCAATGGCACCGTCTTTGATCAGGTACGATTGTGGATGGCTAATAGCAATATGGCGCCCTCTTTGATTAGGTAAGATTGATGCAGACTGTAGCAATACTTAGTCAGTTAACTAGATCATCAGGGTCTTAGTGATCTGTGGTAGCTTGATGAGTCCCTGGACTTCAAGTTACTGTGCCTTAATCGCACCCTTGCTTGTAGATTAATACAGGGTCTAGCAATACTGCTATCTACGATTGGTATATTATGGATGACTGGACTGTAGGTATTGATGGTAGACTTGAAGGTGATTGATAGTAGCTTTTGCTGGCCATATTATAGTCACCAAGCCTTAGTTCAAGGTTTACTTTAGTGAAAATTCGATAAATATTCGAACTTTTaataagttaatattttttgtactttatTTTTACTCATTGTGTGTTTTCTACTTTCAGGAGACGCGAGTATGTGAAAGAGTTGATGAAGTAGACTGTACAAAGTCTGAAAAGTTTTACAGTTTAAATTTAGAGTTGTATGGCAATACTATAGCTCCTCCTATTGTACCAGTAGAGCTAAACAAAACACAGTCTACTGAACAGCCTCCTCGCACTAACCAGCCAAATCATGCTGATGATGCAGATCCATCCATAGAAGATGAAAGAAATGCCTCTCATCATAGCGGTGAAGCTCAGTCACCAGATAACCAAGATACGACGGAAGACCCAGTACAAGAAGGGAACAATGATGAGCAACATAAACTGCCTGATTATCACCAAACACACACGTTCAGTAATCACCAAGGACAATCCGATCATGTGGAACCTGTTGAAGgtttgtataataatttttttatgtatttagacAATCATTTTAGTGTGGCTTCTATGAAATCAATTTTCATACTTCCCTTTTCACATTGCAGAAAatcaagaagaagaagagatCGACAGTGAAAATCCAGAGTACGACGAGGACTACACCAAATCCCCGACAACCACGACAACGGCGGCGCCCTCTACAACTAGCACCAGCAAGCCGACCACCACCCCCGCGTGGCACGccaccccccgcgcccccgccgcccccgccgtcCCGCACGCGCTGTCGTCGCCTTCCTCACTCGTCTCCTCATCCTCGCATTCTTCAACCACCACGGGAGCAGCGTCCCCAACAGTAGACCCAGCATTGCTCTCGCCACAAGAATTCATCTATCGACACCGGGGACCAGGATCGGAAGCTATCTCGTTCCAACGACAAAGCTTCAGGCCCGCTGACGGAGTTTACATCACGCATGCGCCTCCCGCGCAGCCGCATAATCAATTCGACCATTTCCAATATGAGTCGTCTCGGACGGGGCCACGGCCGGTCGCCTCTCGGCCTACACCTTACGTCCAGAGGCCGCCGGCTCCGTTCCGGCCGACCACATTGGATCCTCGAGACCAACTCTCGCGGCCCGGACCAGCCTCGCAATCATCGGAAAGACATGAAACGTCAGTGAAACATCGTCAGCAAACATACCTGCCTCCATTGCCGCCGCAAAGACCTTTGCCTTTTGATCCTTATTATTACGATCGAAAACGAAGTGATGAAGCGCCCACTGAGATCGAGTCGTCGCTGGCGGCGCGCTCGGTGGCGCCCCCGGCGGACACGGagcgccccgccgcccccgccgccgccgccgccgccgccaacAAGCCAAAAAGTCCACCTCGAGTCATCGTCACAGCCAGTGCGTCAGTTAGTGATAGTAATGGTAAAAGACTAAACTATACAGTAGGTAACGTCGTCAGTGCGGTCAAACCGATAGTGCCAATCAATTACGACGACTACAAAGAATCTGATTTAATATTTGATCCTTTCTTTTTGGACGTGCCGAAACTGCAAAAGCGGAGGAAGAGTCGTGGATATAGGAATAGTCGGAGAATATTCAGTGCACCGGCTACCGTGTCTCCTCGAGGGTTGGGGAAAGATAATGAAGCGACGAGCTCGAGTGTGACTTCTCAAGCCACGACGACGGATACGCCGCTGACGACGCCGGTAGCCACGTCGCCGGCGCCCACCACGGCGGCCGCGTGGAGCCCCGATGACTACGTGGACGACAACTACGAGCCGCAGGCCTACctcccccccgcgccgccgctcgcCGTGCAGATACCTATAGATGAAAACAAGCACGTCAAAAACGAGTGGCATCCAATTCATTTGAAGCAAAAGACAATAATAGTTGACCCAGTGCAGAAGTTTAAGTCGATTTCGTCGTCTGAGACGCAGTCCACTTCTAGTCAATACGCGGCGGGGGCCGGGGtccgcgcgccgcccccgccccccgcgcacGCCGCGCACCCCCTCTGTGCCACCACTGACTGTCGAAGCCGTGCCTAACTATTAGCTCATTTCTACACTCTTACTTTTAGTAATCCCGTAATTAGATAGGTAGCGAATTTTTTACTGTTTAGATTTAGTGatgctgaaactgaaaacttttgtacattttttattatttatgaaccGTACGTGCCCAATTTGTACATacgtatttatataaattgatgaaatcTATGTATTGTATTGC
Proteins encoded:
- the LOC105384412 gene encoding mucin-5AC, which produces MRRQARITGGGALLLRTASALQVWLWLLIFVFQNEFRISRSIQPGYLDFDNLPDTNFTCEGKVIGGYYADLETSCQMFHVCTVGQQEEPMDIKFLCLNGTVFDQETRVCERVDEVDCTKSEKFYSLNLELYGNTIAPPIVPVELNKTQSTEQPPRTNQPNHADDADPSIEDERNASHHSGEAQSPDNQDTTEDPVQEGNNDEQHKLPDYHQTHTFSNHQGQSDHVEPVEENQEEEEIDSENPEYDEDYTKSPTTTTTAAPSTTSTSKPTTTPAWHATPRAPAAPAVPHALSSPSSLVSSSSHSSTTTGAASPTVDPALLSPQEFIYRHRGPGSEAISFQRQSFRPADGVYITHAPPAQPHNQFDHFQYESSRTGPRPVASRPTPYVQRPPAPFRPTTLDPRDQLSRPGPASQSSERHETSVKHRQQTYLPPLPPQRPLPFDPYYYDRKRSDEAPTEIESSLAARSVAPPADTERPAAPAAAAAAANKPKSPPRVIVTASASVSDSNGKRLNYTVGNVVSAVKPIVPINYDDYKESDLIFDPFFLDVPKLQKRRKSRGYRNSRRIFSAPATVSPRGLGKDNEATSSSVTSQATTTDTPLTTPVATSPAPTTAAAWSPDDYVDDNYEPQAYLPPAPPLAVQIPIDENKHVKNEWHPIHLKQKTIIVDPVQKFKSISSSETQSTSSQYAAGAGVRAPPPPPAHAAHPLCATTDCRSRA